The Peromyscus eremicus chromosome 2, PerEre_H2_v1, whole genome shotgun sequence genome includes the window CAATGCCCTTCTCCCCCAGTTCACCGCGAGAGTGGTCATCTACTTCCACTCTCCTTCTCTCTGATCCTGGTCCCACAGAGCAGAAGCCTAGAAATCGGGATCATTCTGAGTCTAAAAATTCACAGCTCCCATGGGCCCAGCAGTACCAGGCTCAGCTTCAGGGTCAGGTCAGCTGTGGCCTGCTGTGCAAAACCAATCCTGCTCCATCTGCAAGAAACGCTGGTTGGTCTTTAGGGCAAAGCTGAGGTGAAGCTCAGGAAGCTGCAGCTTCCTCTCTGTCCCACCTTGAGACCCACAGAGAGGGCCGTTCCTCCAGGAGCTTCTGGCCACCACCACGCCAGCAGCGGGGCGAGTGAAGTGGCCACTGTACTGCTGTCACATGGTGTATGCTGCCCAGTAGATGATGTTGACAGCTGCGAAAGCTGCAGGGAACACAGCTCGGGCGTAGATGTCGATGGTGTCCGCATCGATGGGTTTGAGTCTGGAACGGATGCCTCCTGGGCCCCCTGGGCGGGACGCCCCCTCTTTCTTTGCCTCCACTTCCACAGACCTATAGGAGCCCATGAGGTTCCCAGGGACACGGCCCTGACGACGGGAGATGGCCAACTCCTGGCTGACCCCAGCAGCCgagagggagaagaggacaaTGGCATTCCTCACATCCATCtgcagagggtggggtggggagacaggaggatggtgcTGAGGATACCCTGACTGACCAGGGCTTCTGTACAGTACCCTGTTCAAGCCAATGGGAGTATTCCTGTCTATGCTTAGCAATCAGCACCGCAACCCTACAGTAGACTGCTCAGGAGCCAGTCCCAGGGGCAGGGACTCAGGGGTCAAAAGTGACCTTCTCagtgctggccagcagaagaacAGCTCTTTCTGCTCCCTTGTTCCAGGTAGAAATATAtcttcgttttttgtttgtttttgttttttttgttttcatcctTGCTTCTGAACCGTGAGACTAGCCCACCCAACCTCTCACCTCCGTCCTTGGCTTTGTGACCTTGACCTTGGCCTTTCGTTTCTTCCTGTAGTCAGCGTTGAAGTGGGCAAATGCATACTCCACCAGGGCAGCAAACACAAAGACATAACAGATCCAGAAATACACATCCAAGGCCTTGATAGCAGAAGCCCGCGGCAGGGAGGAGCGGGCACTAACCATGAGTGTGGTCATTGTCAACACAGTAGTGATGCCTGGTGGGAAGGGAAGCCATTGCTGGAGCCCTCCCATCTCTTTCCCACCCTATCCATCAGGGCCTGGGTCCCAGGAAGAGGGGAGTTCTTCAGCCCTCTACTCCCACCGTAAGCTCCCGAGACTAACCCTATTCTGACTGGCCACTGCACAGGGCAGACAGAATGAGGTCTAGAGGCCAAGGGATTAGTTCACAGCTATCAGGGTGATGTGGTCCTTGTATAGCCTTTCCTTCTATCAGCtcatgggaaggagagagaagcccCATACCTAGAGATACCCTGGCAGGCACCGCTGCCTGGCTAATCCAGAAGGAGACCCAGGACATGGCAACCAGCAGGACAGAGGGCATGTAAGACTGGATGATGTAGACACCCCGGTTCCTCCGAAGCTGGAAGTGCAAACTGAGCCTCGGGAACTGGCCAGCTGTGGAGACAACCCACTGTCAGATCAACTCCTCCCCCCACCACTCCATTTACCCCACAGGTGTCAGGGAGCAGacttggttgtttgtttgtcCCACTATGAGGCTCAGATGGAAGATCCTAGAAAACCCACCTTCCATACCTTGCCATAGGTCTGGCCACAAAGATGTTGGGTCACTCAAAGAAGAGAATGGCTCAAGTTCATTGAATTGGTTCTGAGCAACCTGTCCAGCTAATGGCAGGGTAGCTGCCCCCATCTCTGTGCCTTCTGCCCCACTCTATGCATATGCACTCTCTGAAAGGAAAGGTGGCCAAGGAAGGGGTTTAGTCCTAAGGATAAGGGCCTATAATACCCACTTCCATGTTCTCTCTAAGCCTAGAGTACTGGGAAGACATATCCCAGGAATAAGAAGGCAGAGACCTGGCTATTGGCATAGCAGTGTGTTCCCATTCCATGTGAGCACAGCCAGCAACACTCAGTTAATGCCTAACTCAGCAGTTTCccagctgcatcctcagccctcAGAACTGGCTGGCAGCTCTGTTATAAAGCACAaggaacctgcaggcagctcaCAGGCATGCCCCTAAGTTACCCGATTTGAAGTTCATCAACTCCGTGGTGAAGCGGTAACTGGTGATGGTGAACTGGGCCAGCTGCAGCCTGTCCAGCCTGTGGATCTGCTCCTGGTTTTCTGACCAATAATAGACAATGTCCTCCGAAGAGTAGCCATCTGTAAGAGAGCCCACCAGCGGGCAGTACAGTCTAGCTTAGCCCTTGGCAGTCTCAGAGGGCATGCCCCATCTACATAAAGAGCCTGAGGAGTATGGCTGACCAGGTGACAGCCACGGAGACCTCATCCACTCAGATTCAGCTGGGGAAGTGTCCTTGGCTCTGGCAAAGTATTCTACATCACTGAGAAGGTTGATAGGTCCAGAGGTGCCGACAAAATCGGAGTCATCATTGATGGAGGATGCAAAGGGGCCCAGGTCTGTTGTGTTAGGAGAGCCTGGTTGCCACAGTCAGATTTTCTAGGCTCTTCTCCACCTGTGCTGGCTAAATTCCCTTAGGCCTTTCAGCCTGGGCTTCTCCTATACAGACTACTGGCTCATAGGGAAGCCCTATCCTGGAAGCTTCCCTGTGCTCTGATCCAGGTcagcctggccctggccctgagCTGTGCAGCCTCAGCCCTGAGTGTCCTGCTCCACTGGAGGAGCCAGCACATCCCCAAACAGAAAGGAGCCTACCCCACCTTGGGGAGGGCCTACCCCACCTTGGGGAGGGCACTCACAGCTCTCCAGGTCCAGCATACACTCCTGCTCATCCATGGGGTACTTGGCAAGGTCCATGTCGCAGGCCACTGTGGAGGTGATGCTGTATAGGCAAAGTGGGTTGGTGAGGTCATGGTGCCCTTTGGAAGCTGGCGAGTCCCCTGCCCCTAGACAGCAGATATCCCCCTGCATCAACACAGAGGAGCCACCTGCTCATCAAGAGCCACATGCAGCTCCAGCTGCCTCTTGGGTTTGTTTAGCATAATTCTGGCATCTGGGCAAAAACTGAAAACTAGGGTAGTCTTAGTAGATATTTGTAACTGCCTTTAGAACTACCAAGAAATGGATTTCATTTATTCTATTCTCCTCAAAATGCTTGACTATTTGTCCAAGTTACAGGTTTATGAGGCAAGAACCAGCCTCAGCTCCCCCGGTACTAGCCTGAGGGACAGTGGTAAGTCCAGCGGGGTGGGCTCACCGGTACTAGCCTGAGGGACAGTGGTAAGTCCAGCGGGGTGGGCTCAATGCTGCCAAATGATCTGCTTTTCCAGGACAGACCAACATTCAGATTATTGTGTAAATCTCTAGAtccttttgtgttttggtttgtttgtttgcttgcttgcttttgtttttttgaaccCTGgcagtcctgaaactcactggccctgaactcacagagatcctacctgcctctgcctcccgagtgcatgGATTAAAGGCAAATGTCACCACACTTGACaaaactcttgattttttttttaaagtaatggtaacttcaatttttattttgtttttgttttgttttgttttgttttgttttttgagacagggtttctctgtggtgttttggtgcctgtcctggatctcgctctgtagaccaggctggcctcaaactcacagagatctgcctgcctctgcctccagagtgctgggattaaaggcatgtgccaccaccgcccagcctttgttttttgtttgt containing:
- the Gabrd gene encoding LOW QUALITY PROTEIN: gamma-aminobutyric acid receptor subunit delta (The sequence of the model RefSeq protein was modified relative to this genomic sequence to represent the inferred CDS: inserted 1 base in 1 codon); this encodes MDVLGWLLPSLLLLGAQPHHGASSEDPADLXSDAWVLSVVPGAECCAAGRVWSLQTRAMNDIGDYVGSNLEISWLPNLDGLMEGYARNFRPGIGGPPVNVALALEVASIDHISEANMEYTMTVFLHQSWRDSRLSYNHTNETLGLDSRFVDKLWLPDTFIVNAKSAWFHDVTVENKLIRLQPDGVILYSIRITSTVACDMDLAKYPMDEQECMLDLESYGYSSEDIVYYWSENQEQIHRLDRLQLAQFTITSYRFTTELMNFKSAGQFPRLSLHFQLRRNRGVYIIQSYMPSVLLVAMSWVSFWISQAAVPARVSLGITTVLTMTTLMVSARSSLPRASAIKALDVYFWICYVFVFAALVEYAFAHFNADYRKKRKAKVKVTKPRTEMDVRNAIVLFSLSAAGVSQELAISRRQGRVPGNLMGSYRSVEVEAKKEGASRPGGPGGIRSRLKPIDADTIDIYARAVFPAAFAAVNIIYWAAYTM